Within Streptomyces tsukubensis, the genomic segment CCCGAGGAGTGGCCTCGAATGCGAGACCGTCGTACCCCGCCGCACCTGCTTGCGTCCCCGTCTGGCGATCGGGGGTGCGGCATGAGCGAGGACATGGACCTCAGCCCCGAGGACCTCGCCGCCTTCCGGGCCTGGAAGGAGTCGACGCAGTCGGCGCCGCCGCAGCCGCGGGGGCCGGCCGCGAAGAAGGGTGACGGCAAGCCGCCGTCCGTGGCGGACCAGATCATCGCGATGGCGGACAGCCGGTACGAGTTCGGCACGTCCGACGCGGGCGACCTGTACGCCGTGCCGAAGGACGGTCCGCGGATCGCGCGCCTGCTGCGCGGCGGTCGGATCTCGCTGCGCGCCGAGCTGGCCCGGACGTACTACGGCCTGCACGGCAAGGCGGCGTCGTCCTCGGCGCTGGCCGACGCGATGCTCGCCATCGAGGGCCGGGCGCAGGCGGAGGACCCGGTGCCGCTGCACCTTCGGGTCGCGCCGCTCGGGAAGCGTCCCGAGGACGGGTTCCTCCTCGACCTCGGACGCGCGGACGGCCTGGTCGTCACCGTCACTCCGCAGATGTGGAGCGTGGGGCCGGCCGCGCCGGGTCAGCCTCTCTTCCGGCGCTCCCAGCTCACCCAGCCGCTGCCGATCCCCAAGGGCGGCGGCTCGCTCAAGGAGCTGCGCGGGCTGCTGAACGTCACAGACGAGTCGTGGCCGCTGCTCGTGTCGTGGCTGGTCGCCGGTCTCGTCCCGGGCATCCCGCACCCGCTGCTGTTCCTCTCCGGCGAGCAGGGCACCGCGAAGTCGACCGCGACGAAGATGCTCGTGCAGCTGCTCGACCCGTCCGCCGCGCCCGCGCGGTCGACGCCGAAGGACCCGGACGACTGGTCCACGGCGGCGGTCGGCTCGTGGGTGGTCGGGCTCGACAACCTCTCGCGGATTCCCGAGTGGCTGTCGGACGCGATGTGCCGCGCGGCCACCGGTGACGCCAACGTGAAGCGGACCCTGTACTCGGACTCCGACGTCACGGTGCAGGAGTTCCGCCGGGTGCTGATCGTCAACGGCATCGACGTCGGCACGCTGCGCGGTGACCTCGCGGACCGCATGATCCCGGTGCACCTGCACCGGATCACCCAGCGGCGCACCGAGACCGCGCTGTGGGAGGCGTACGACGAAGCGCAGCCGCGTATCGTCGGCGCCCTCCTCGACCTCCTCGTCCGCACCCTCCAGGAGCTGCCGGAGGTCCGGGAGAAGGCCGACAAGGGCGAGATCCCGCTGCCGCGTATGGCGGACTACGGCCTGATCATGGCCGCGCTCGACAAGGTCAGCGGCAGCACGACCACGAGCATCCTGAGCGACTACCTCAAGCAGCGCACCGAGCTTGCCGAGGAGGTCGTGGAGTCCAACCAGGTCGGCACCCAGGTGCTGACCTTCATGAAGCGGATGCCGCCCCGCCAGGAGGACGGCCTCCAGGTGTGGCACGGCACGGCCGCCGAGCTGCTGGACGAACTGACCAGCCAGATCGGCATGACGAACGAGCACTGGCCCAAGACGCCGGGCGTCCTGTCGAACCGGCTGAACCGCGTCGCCTCCGACCTCGACAAGCTCGGGGTCGACATCGCCCGTACCAAGTCGGGGTCGAAGCGCTCCTTGACCGTCACCTACGTGCCGAAGCCCGACCCGTCCGTCCCGCAGCCGGCACCCGAGCCGGTGCAGGAACCGCTGATGCAGTAGCGCCGCCGCTCTGCCGCCGACCCGCCGTGCACCGCACAGGCGGGCTTTCGGCGTACCCGCGTGGAAGGGCGGACTATCTAGCTTGATTGAACGCGAAACCCCAGGCCAGGAACCCCCGCACGGAGGTTCCGTGCGGGGTTGGGACGCACTCTCGGGGGAGTGGGACGCTCATCGCCGGGCGGCGTACTGGGCCCAGGCGTCGGCGAGGGTCTCCAGCGCGGCCGGGGAAGCGCCGGCGGCGTCGAGGTGGTCGACGTACGTCTCCAGCTCGTCGGGTTCCTCCGGCCAGTCGGCGTCCGCCGCGGCGTCCCTCGCGAGGTCTCCGATTGCCCCCCTGACCTGCGTGAACTGGTTCAGCCAGTCACCGAAGC encodes:
- a CDS encoding YozE family protein — its product is MSGFGDWLNQFTQVRGAIGDLARDAAADADWPEEPDELETYVDHLDAAGASPAALETLADAWAQYAARR
- a CDS encoding ATP-binding protein, translating into MSEDMDLSPEDLAAFRAWKESTQSAPPQPRGPAAKKGDGKPPSVADQIIAMADSRYEFGTSDAGDLYAVPKDGPRIARLLRGGRISLRAELARTYYGLHGKAASSSALADAMLAIEGRAQAEDPVPLHLRVAPLGKRPEDGFLLDLGRADGLVVTVTPQMWSVGPAAPGQPLFRRSQLTQPLPIPKGGGSLKELRGLLNVTDESWPLLVSWLVAGLVPGIPHPLLFLSGEQGTAKSTATKMLVQLLDPSAAPARSTPKDPDDWSTAAVGSWVVGLDNLSRIPEWLSDAMCRAATGDANVKRTLYSDSDVTVQEFRRVLIVNGIDVGTLRGDLADRMIPVHLHRITQRRTETALWEAYDEAQPRIVGALLDLLVRTLQELPEVREKADKGEIPLPRMADYGLIMAALDKVSGSTTTSILSDYLKQRTELAEEVVESNQVGTQVLTFMKRMPPRQEDGLQVWHGTAAELLDELTSQIGMTNEHWPKTPGVLSNRLNRVASDLDKLGVDIARTKSGSKRSLTVTYVPKPDPSVPQPAPEPVQEPLMQ